The Blautia hydrogenotrophica DSM 10507 genome window below encodes:
- a CDS encoding D-alanyl-D-alanine carboxypeptidase family protein, which produces MKRSKLLTGLLSLGLTAALLNPFSVLATAEGAAADTGIATNSIEGWPQGPDITSNAAVIMEDSTNTILYAKNKDAALYPSSITKIMTTLIALENSSLADTVTMTQTGTAASGNGSVSLNAQVGETFTMEQCLYAIMLGSANDISTQIAEQVGGSVENFVTMMNQKAKDLGCTNTNFTNPTGLPDEKQTSTAYDLALIMQAALKNESFQTIASAMTYTIPATNLTSAERNLTNNFPLSTATSASYYEGTLGGKSGYTEASGSTLAAGASRNGTTLICVVLSGTEQQVPPEAITLLDYGFSNFQTISVTDELNTISGGTAVIPSTASADDVTVENTGTTDDGISQQFTYHGTPVGTAVVDEEEDSPGPSADTQASKAKEDPLSPLPFVLIFGAGIVLLGLLGYLMRKVIKS; this is translated from the coding sequence ATGAAAAGATCAAAACTGTTGACAGGTCTGCTGTCTCTCGGACTCACCGCTGCCTTGCTGAATCCATTTTCTGTCCTGGCCACTGCCGAAGGCGCTGCAGCGGACACCGGGATTGCCACTAACAGCATCGAGGGCTGGCCACAGGGACCTGACATCACTTCCAACGCGGCAGTCATTATGGAAGATTCCACAAACACAATTCTCTATGCAAAAAATAAAGACGCGGCTCTTTATCCTTCCAGCATCACCAAGATTATGACTACCTTAATCGCGCTGGAAAACAGCAGCCTGGCGGATACCGTCACTATGACACAGACTGGCACGGCTGCTTCCGGCAACGGCAGTGTCAGCCTAAATGCCCAGGTGGGAGAGACCTTCACCATGGAACAGTGTCTGTACGCCATCATGCTAGGGTCCGCCAACGACATCAGCACTCAAATAGCAGAGCAGGTAGGCGGCTCGGTGGAAAATTTTGTCACGATGATGAACCAGAAGGCCAAAGATTTAGGATGTACCAACACCAATTTTACGAATCCCACCGGTCTTCCTGATGAAAAACAGACTTCCACTGCCTATGATCTGGCCCTGATTATGCAAGCCGCTCTGAAAAACGAAAGTTTTCAGACGATCGCCTCAGCGATGACCTACACCATACCGGCTACCAACCTCACCTCGGCTGAGCGGAACCTGACCAATAACTTTCCTCTGAGTACAGCCACCAGCGCCTCTTACTATGAGGGAACTCTTGGCGGAAAATCCGGCTATACAGAGGCCTCCGGCAGTACACTGGCCGCTGGAGCTTCCAGAAATGGCACCACCTTGATTTGCGTCGTACTCTCCGGTACCGAACAGCAGGTGCCGCCGGAAGCCATCACCTTGCTGGACTACGGTTTTTCTAACTTCCAGACAATCTCCGTAACGGACGAGCTGAACACGATTTCCGGTGGAACTGCCGTGATACCGTCCACCGCCTCCGCTGACGATGTGACTGTGGAGAATACGGGCACTACCGACGATGGCATCAGCCAGCAGTTCACCTACCATGGAACTCCTGTGGGAACTGCCGTCGTGGACGAGGAGGAAGACTCCCCTGGTCCCAGCGCCGATACCCAAGCCTCCAAAGCGAAAGAGGATCCGCTATCCCCGCTTCCATTCGTGCTGATCTTTGGCGCCGGAATCGTTTTGTTAGGACTTCTGGGATACCTGATGCGAAAAGTCATAAAATCATAG
- a CDS encoding D-alanyl-D-alanine carboxypeptidase family protein yields MRKRRKKIAAALVLCVSLLSSPSVLAAAITTNSIAGWPQGPEIVDETGVLMEAETGTILYDKGMDQRMYPASTTKIMTALVVLENTEDLQTKITFTETGTKEVTPDSANIQAQLGEELTVEQCLYASLLASANEVSSQLAEFVGGTKEHFVEMMNLKAQELGCSDTHFTNPNGLPDENHYTTAHDLALIMQAAIQNETFREIESTQTYTIPATNKTATPRNLTNHHAMLVSGNPSYYEGAFAGKTGHTDAAKDTLVTAAEKNGMTLICVVLKSDNGQVVADTINLFNYGFEQFQRLPMTEKDETKSGGYAIVPKNITKDQVQVQENADGELIQQTYTWQNVQVGSAAVEKVTPTPTPQPEKKAPADTQEEPKPYLADSTLSLVIIGALCLLILIGLSAIVIKLKKKK; encoded by the coding sequence ATGAGAAAAAGAAGAAAAAAGATTGCGGCCGCTCTGGTACTTTGTGTCTCACTCCTTAGCAGTCCGTCGGTCCTCGCCGCCGCAATCACCACAAATTCCATCGCCGGCTGGCCCCAGGGGCCGGAAATCGTCGACGAGACCGGGGTCTTGATGGAGGCTGAGACGGGAACCATTTTGTATGACAAGGGAATGGACCAGAGAATGTACCCAGCCAGCACAACAAAAATCATGACGGCGCTGGTGGTTCTGGAAAACACGGAAGATCTCCAGACCAAAATCACCTTCACGGAGACCGGCACCAAAGAAGTGACTCCCGACAGCGCCAATATCCAGGCGCAGCTGGGGGAGGAGCTGACCGTGGAGCAGTGCCTGTACGCCAGCCTGCTGGCGTCGGCCAACGAGGTGTCCAGCCAGCTGGCGGAGTTCGTGGGCGGCACCAAGGAGCATTTCGTGGAGATGATGAACCTGAAAGCCCAGGAGCTGGGCTGTTCAGACACACATTTTACCAATCCCAACGGGCTTCCTGATGAAAACCATTACACCACAGCCCATGATCTGGCTCTGATTATGCAGGCCGCAATTCAAAACGAAACCTTCCGCGAAATTGAGTCCACCCAGACTTACACCATACCGGCCACCAACAAGACGGCCACTCCCCGGAATCTGACCAATCACCACGCAATGTTAGTCAGCGGCAATCCTTCGTATTATGAAGGTGCTTTCGCCGGCAAGACCGGCCACACGGACGCGGCCAAGGATACCCTGGTCACAGCCGCCGAAAAAAACGGTATGACATTGATCTGCGTAGTCCTCAAGTCTGACAACGGACAGGTGGTGGCAGATACCATCAATCTTTTCAACTATGGCTTTGAGCAATTCCAAAGGCTTCCTATGACTGAGAAAGATGAGACGAAATCCGGCGGTTATGCTATCGTACCCAAGAACATAACCAAAGACCAGGTTCAAGTTCAGGAGAACGCTGACGGAGAACTAATCCAACAGACTTACACCTGGCAAAACGTCCAGGTGGGCAGCGCAGCTGTGGAAAAGGTCACTCCGACCCCCACACCCCAGCCAGAGAAAAAAGCCCCTGCTGACACCCAGGAGGAACCCAAACCCTATTTGGCGGATTCCACTTTGTCCCTGGTCATCATTGGAGCTTTGTGTCTCTTAATTTTGATTGGCCTTTCGGCGATCGTAATAAAACTGAAGAAGAAAAAGTAG
- a CDS encoding YfhO family protein, with translation MKFIKTKEQKTKLLLLAALLVSGLCIYWRYIFGGDLPVFNDSGNDTWQQYTMHYQTIVNHIRRGSFSWWDFTNGFGTNMFNLNLFDPSLILLYLLGVITGPEHMVYYLVWIQLGRILLAGAAMYHLLGYYGISERAKFLAAYIYGLNGFLIVWGQHYQFGMITVYVPVLLFLLERSLQKKKITPLFPLMVCATAVYSTYLAYMSMILVGCYLIVRLLMMEQERVKTKIRLFLSSCGSILLGVGMSLAILMPTAAVIFGVSSRLESETSLVSRILGGLAPYPSVYYGTLLDRFFSSNLRGMAVENVSGYAGYLNYYEDPVVFTSTLFVILGVQYLFILWRTKLSTRRKVLGYVTAVVIGLALLLPLGGIVFNGFTQPFSRYTFLFIPIFTIVIAWMLDWLMETGKISYVGLALTTLLMIKVYHLGYDRSFFVGHKTNASILAMTGEIMAAAVLCMALVKRESFRRGLYGILALAVVVNMVSEGNACFVDRVSLKKGDPEYFGELYSRDIQQALNYVRATDPEFCRVEKAYVGATACMDSLAQEYRGISTYNSTMNGNLKDFVQTCYPGLMYSDTNHYQFVKVAEDSEFAAFCGVRYVLSKDAGMSQYGYKLVKRFGDVRLYKNTNSACIGTVQTVSISEESFRKLCDGENSVDILNRAIVLENGQNYDSIDKIPEDENESRIFLNSPKKESEISGWVTSEKNGYAVFKIPYENGWKIYLDGEEQEIEKADLGFLGIKVPAGSHRLQLEFSPPLLEQGLKLSAVFWALYLLFLLQFYYDRRKANQN, from the coding sequence ATGAAGTTTATCAAGACAAAAGAACAAAAAACCAAGCTCCTGCTGCTGGCGGCTCTGCTCGTCAGCGGCTTGTGTATTTACTGGAGGTATATCTTTGGAGGAGACCTGCCGGTGTTCAATGACTCCGGCAATGATACCTGGCAGCAGTACACGATGCACTACCAGACGATTGTGAACCATATCCGCAGGGGCAGCTTTTCCTGGTGGGATTTCACCAACGGCTTTGGGACAAATATGTTCAATCTGAACCTGTTTGACCCCTCCTTGATTCTGCTGTATCTGCTGGGAGTCATCACGGGGCCTGAGCATATGGTCTATTACCTGGTGTGGATTCAGCTGGGGCGGATTTTGCTGGCAGGAGCGGCCATGTACCATCTACTGGGATACTATGGAATTTCCGAGAGAGCGAAATTTCTGGCGGCATATATTTATGGGCTGAACGGCTTTCTAATTGTCTGGGGACAGCACTACCAATTCGGGATGATTACCGTCTATGTACCAGTGCTTCTTTTCCTCTTGGAGCGCTCCCTTCAGAAAAAGAAGATCACGCCGTTGTTTCCGCTGATGGTCTGTGCAACGGCTGTCTACAGCACTTATCTGGCCTATATGAGCATGATATTGGTGGGCTGTTACCTGATCGTGCGGCTTCTGATGATGGAGCAGGAGAGAGTAAAGACGAAAATACGTCTGTTTCTTTCCTCCTGCGGCAGCATTCTATTGGGGGTGGGAATGAGCCTTGCGATTCTCATGCCTACGGCTGCCGTGATCTTTGGCGTGTCTTCCAGGCTGGAGAGTGAGACTTCTTTGGTGTCCAGAATCCTGGGAGGGTTGGCGCCTTATCCCAGTGTCTACTATGGGACGCTTTTAGACCGCTTTTTTTCCAGCAACCTGCGGGGGATGGCTGTGGAAAATGTGTCCGGCTATGCAGGGTATCTGAATTACTATGAGGACCCTGTGGTCTTTACCTCGACTCTGTTTGTGATTCTGGGAGTTCAGTATCTTTTTATCCTGTGGAGGACGAAGCTGTCCACCAGGAGAAAAGTACTCGGCTATGTGACTGCGGTTGTGATCGGACTAGCTTTGTTGCTGCCGCTGGGAGGAATTGTCTTTAATGGATTTACCCAGCCCTTCAGCAGATATACGTTTCTGTTTATTCCGATATTTACGATTGTGATCGCCTGGATGTTGGACTGGCTGATGGAGACCGGAAAGATCAGCTATGTGGGCCTGGCGCTTACGACGCTGCTGATGATAAAGGTCTATCACCTGGGCTATGACCGCTCCTTCTTCGTGGGGCACAAGACCAACGCTAGTATTCTGGCCATGACTGGAGAAATCATGGCGGCGGCAGTCCTGTGCATGGCTTTGGTAAAGCGGGAGAGCTTTCGCAGAGGGCTTTATGGGATTTTGGCTCTGGCCGTGGTGGTGAACATGGTATCGGAGGGGAATGCCTGTTTTGTGGATCGGGTTTCTCTGAAAAAAGGCGACCCGGAATATTTCGGGGAGCTGTACAGCCGGGACATTCAGCAGGCCCTGAACTATGTCCGGGCTACGGACCCGGAGTTCTGCCGTGTGGAGAAAGCCTACGTGGGAGCGACAGCCTGTATGGATTCCCTCGCCCAGGAATACCGGGGAATCAGCACTTATAATTCTACAATGAACGGGAATCTGAAGGATTTTGTACAGACCTGTTACCCCGGATTGATGTATTCTGACACGAATCATTACCAGTTCGTCAAGGTGGCCGAGGATTCTGAATTCGCAGCTTTTTGCGGGGTACGCTATGTGCTGTCCAAGGATGCGGGTATGAGTCAGTACGGCTACAAACTGGTGAAGAGGTTCGGGGATGTCCGTCTTTATAAAAACACAAACTCCGCCTGTATCGGGACGGTGCAGACCGTGTCCATCTCCGAAGAAAGTTTTCGCAAGCTCTGCGATGGGGAGAACAGCGTGGATATTCTGAACAGGGCAATTGTGTTGGAGAACGGGCAGAACTATGACAGTATCGATAAGATTCCGGAGGATGAAAACGAGAGCAGAATTTTCCTGAACTCGCCGAAAAAGGAGTCAGAGATTTCCGGCTGGGTGACCAGTGAGAAAAATGGATATGCAGTGTTTAAGATTCCCTATGAAAACGGCTGGAAAATTTATCTGGACGGAGAAGAACAGGAGATAGAAAAAGCAGACTTAGGATTCCTGGGAATCAAAGTTCCGGCAGGAAGCCATCGTCTGCAGTTAGAATTTTCCCCGCCTCTGCTGGAGCAGGGACTGAAGCTCAGCGCCGTCTTCTGGGCACTGTACCTACTTTTTCTTCTTCAGTTTTATTACGATCGCCGAAAGGCCAATCAAAATTAA